Proteins encoded by one window of Planktothrix tepida PCC 9214:
- a CDS encoding fructosamine kinase family protein, which produces MWDQIAEDISKATGERFQISDHRSVGGGCINQGYQISNGFQYYFIKLNQASEVAMFEAEALGVQQIGKTQTIRVPQPICWGTVGNSAYLVLEWLNLGGKTNASAWEEMGQKLALLHQWTPPQNYPGSQNFGWDINNTIGSTPQINTWEKNWVEFWQKHRIGYQFKLAKRRGGYFEQAEKLLETIPQLLSDHDPKPSLVHGDLWGGNAAVTAEGEPVIFDPATYFGDREVDLAMTELFGGFPAIFYQAYHQVFPLNPGYEHRKKLYNLYHILNHFNLFGGGYAAQANQMIRDILR; this is translated from the coding sequence ATGTGGGATCAAATTGCAGAGGACATTAGTAAAGCAACAGGAGAACGTTTTCAAATCAGCGATCACCGTTCTGTGGGTGGCGGATGTATTAATCAAGGATATCAAATTAGTAATGGTTTTCAGTATTATTTTATTAAACTTAATCAAGCCTCTGAAGTTGCTATGTTTGAAGCAGAAGCGTTAGGCGTTCAACAAATTGGAAAAACCCAGACTATTCGAGTCCCACAACCGATTTGTTGGGGAACAGTGGGAAATTCTGCTTATTTAGTTTTAGAATGGCTGAACTTGGGAGGAAAGACTAATGCTTCAGCTTGGGAAGAAATGGGACAAAAGTTAGCTTTATTGCATCAATGGACACCTCCACAAAATTATCCCGGTTCTCAAAATTTTGGATGGGATATTAATAATACCATTGGTTCAACACCTCAAATTAATACTTGGGAAAAGAATTGGGTAGAATTTTGGCAAAAACATCGCATTGGCTATCAATTCAAACTCGCTAAACGACGGGGAGGTTATTTTGAACAAGCCGAAAAGTTACTAGAAACAATTCCCCAGCTTTTAAGCGATCATGATCCGAAACCTTCTCTAGTACATGGAGATTTGTGGGGAGGAAATGCTGCTGTGACGGCTGAGGGAGAACCTGTTATTTTTGATCCAGCGACCTATTTTGGAGATCGAGAAGTTGATCTGGCGATGACTGAATTATTCGGTGGTTTTCCAGCTATTTTTTACCAGGCTTATCATCAAGTCTTTCCCTTAAATCCGGGTTATGAACATCGCAAAAAGCTTTACAATCTCTACCATATCTTAAATCATTTTAACCTATTTGGAGGAGGCTATGCAGCCCAAGCGAATCAAATGATTCGGGATATTTTACGCTAA